The genomic window TTTCCCCTTTGTTGGAAGGCCTAACCGAAGGTACGACCGTCTATGCTGACAAAGGCTACGACAGTGCGGAAAACCGGCAACATCTGAAAGAGCATCAGTTGTTAGACGGCATTATGCGCAAAGCCTGCCGCAACCGTCCGCTGACGGAAGCGCAAACCAAACGTAACCGATATTTGTCGAAGACCCGTTATGTGGTCGAACAAAGCTTCGGTACGCTGCACCGTAAATTCTGCTACGCCCGGGCAGCCTATTTTGGTCTGCTCAAAGTGAGTGCGCAAAGCCATCTGAAGGCGATGTGTTTGAACCTGTTGAAAGCGGCTAACAGGCTAAGTGTGCCTGTTGCCGCCTAAAAGGCGGCCCGGATGCCTAATTATGGGGCGTCCGGGGAGAAAAACGGGGATATTTGGCATGAAAACAGCCGAAAAACCTGTGTTTGGGTTTTAGCTGTTGGGGGTGAAGGGGAAGAGGGGAATTTTGCAAAGGTCTCATATATTCATTGACAAATTTCGACGGCAAAATTTATGATTAAAACGTGCCATATATTAAATTAATGTTCAATATATGGAACAAATAAAGAATTTAAATATGATTTTATCAGGAAAAAGGAGGCGGTTATGAATACTTGGATTGAGCGGATGAGTGATGTTTTGCCGACCGGCGCGGCTGTAGGCTGCGACTGGTTCGCCCAAAGCGCGCGCAATGCAGTGATTAAATCAACCGACGGACGGGAAATTATCGACTTCGTAGGCGGTATCGGCGTACTGAATGTCGGCCACTGTCATCCGAAAGTGACGGCGGCAGTCGCGGCGCAACTTGAGAAATTTACGCATACAGCCTTTCAGGTTGTGCCTTACCAGAATTATGTCGAACTGGGCGAAAGATTGGGCAAACTGGTACCCATTGAAGGCAAAGTGAAATGCCAGTTTTTTTGCAGCGGCGCGGAAGCGGTTGAAAATGCGGTGAAAATCGCCCGTGCCCACACTAGGCGCAACGGTGTGATCGCATTCGGCGGCGCGTTTCACGGCCGCACGCTGATGACGCTTGCCCTGACCGGAAAAGTGTCCCCCTATCAGGCAGATTTCGGCGCCATGCCTTCGGGCGTGTTCCACGCGCTTTTCCCTTCCGAAACGCAGCATATCAGCGTGGAGGATGCGGTTAAAAGTATCAAAAGGATTTTCAAAAGCGATATTGCGCCGCACGACGTGGCCGCCATTATTTTGGAACCAGTGCAGGGAGAAGGCGGCTTCAATGTCTGCCCGCCCGAATTTATGCGCGCCGTGCGTGAGATTTGCGACGAACACGGCATTGTGATGATTGCCGACGAAGTACAGTCCGGTTACGGCCGCACAGGCAAACTTTTTGCGATGGAACATTACGACGTCAAACCCGATTTGATTACGATGGCAAAAAGTCTGGCGGGCGGTATGGTATTGAGCGGCGTGGTGGGCAAGGCCGACATCATGAATGCGGCAAGGCCGGGGGGCTTGGGCGGAACATACGCCGGCAACCCTTTGGGCATTGCCGCGGCATTGGTGGTGCTGGACATCATCGAAGAGGAAAAGCTGCTGGAACGTTCCCAATATCTGGGCGACAAGCTCAAACAGTTCCTACGCGATTTAAACGCACCCGAAATTACCCAAATCCGCGGCTTAGGTTCGATGGTGGCTGTTGAATTCGGCGACGATGACAGTCCGAACAGCGAGTTTGCCGCCAAAGTGAAAGCTATTGCGATGGAAAACAACCTGCTGCTACTCACCTGCGGCGCGCACGCCAACACCATACGTTTCCTTTACCCGCTGACGATTGAGGAGGAACTCTTCGACCAGGCTTTGACGATTCTGAAAAACTCCTTTGAGAAAGCACGCAAAAGCTAAAAACGCTGAAACAAGGTTTCAGACGGCCTAAAGGCCGTCTGAAAAACACCCACCACATTATTTTGCAGGACTTCCCATGAAAACCTTTTCCCAACTGCTCAACCACCCCGATATTTCCTTTTCCCCGATTTCAGACTGCCTCAAAGTCGGCAATCCGGCAACGGGCGAGACCTTGGCGTTTGTCCGCACGACTCGTTCAGACGGCCTCAAATTGCTGATTCAAAAGGCGGAGGCGGCACAAAAATTATGGGCGGCAAAAACTGCGTTGGAGCGCGCCGATGTGTTGTGGCGTTGGTATTTTTTGATTAAAGAAAACAAAGAAGAACTGGCGCGTATCATGACGATGGAGCAGGGAAAAAGTCTGACTGAGGCGCGTGGCGAGATTGATTATGCGGCTTCGTTTGTGCGCTGGTTTGCCGAAGAGGCGCGGCGGATTGACGGCGATGTGTTGACGAGTGTGAAAGCGTCGCAAAAACTGGTTGTGTTGAAACAGCCTATCGGTGTTACTGCGGCGATTACACCGTGGAACTTCCCATCTGCGATGATTGCACGTAAGGCTGCACCTGCTTTGGCGGTGGGCTGTGCGATGATTGTCAAGCCCGCGTCGCTCACGCCTTTGAGTGCGTATGCGTTGGCTGTACTGGCCTACGAAGCGGGTGTGCCTCAGGATTTGTTGCCTGTTGTCAGCGGTAGTGCTTCGGAAATCAGCAATGAATTTGCCACGAATCCGACCGTGCGCAAAATCAGCTTTACCGGCTCAACTGAAATAGGTGCGAAAATTTTTGCCGACAGTGCGGCGGACATTAAAAAACTCAGTTTGGAACTGGGCGGCAATGCGCCGTTTATCGTGTTTGACGATGCCGATTTGGACAAAGCCGTCGAAGGCGCGCTCGCCAGCAAGTTTCGCAACAGCGGCCAGACCTGCGTCTGCACCAACCGCGTGTACGCTCAATCGGGCATTTACGACGAATTTTGCCGCAAATTAAGTGAAAAAGTGGCCGCGCTCAAATTGGGCAACGGCTTGGATGAAGGCGTGAACCAAGGGCCGCTGATTGAGGAAAAAGCGGTGGAAAAAGTCGAGCAGCACATCGCCGACGCGCTCTCCAAAGGCGCGGTCTGCCTGACCGGCGGCAAACGCAGCGCGCTGGGCGGAACGTTTTTCGAACCGACTGTCTTAAGCGGCGTAACGGCGCAAATGGCGGTGGCGCGCGAAGAAACCTTCGGGCCGTTGTGTCCCGTGTTCCGCTTTGAAAGCGAAGCCGAAGTCATCGCGGCCGCCAACGATACGGAATACGGTTTGGCGGCCTACCTCTTCACTTCCGACACCGCCCGTCAGTGGCGAGTTGGCGAAGCCTTGGAATACGGCATGGTCGGCATCAATACGGGCTTAATCAGTAATGAAGTGGCACCGTTTGGCGGCGTAAAACGCAGCGGTTTGGGACGTGAAGGCAGCAAATACGGTGCGGACGAATATTTGGAATTGAAATATTTGTGTATTGATGTGGCCGGATAGCCTGCCGTCGGTTTTTAGACGGCCTCACATCGGTCAGGCCGTCTAAAACCGCAACTTCTGTTAACTTCCCCTCATTTCTAATCTCCTGTATGCCGTTTCAAACGACACACAGGGATGATTGTTCCCTGAAAAACGGGAGATTCCAAAAAACATAGAAAGCAGATAAACAAATTCTGACAAATCTGCGGGTTTACAAGAAGAAACTTAATTTCAATAGGAGGCTGAAATGTCTGATGTATTGAGAGTGGAGAAAATTACCTTTTGGGAAGGCGTGGCCATGATTATCGGCACCAATATCGGTGCGGGGATTTTGGGCGTGTCGTATGCCGCGCGGCAGGCGGGCTATATGCCTTTGCTATTTTGGCTGGTAGTAGTAGGCGTGATTACAACCGTTACGATGCTTTATGTGGCCGAAGCCACGTTGCGCACACGGCAGCACGAGCAGTTGAGCGGTTTGGCGCAGCGCTATGTCGGCAGGTTCGGTTCGTGGCTGATGTTCACATCGGTAACGGTCAATGCACTGGGCGCACTGATAGCGTATATGAGCGGCAGCGGCGATTTGATGCATTCCTTGTTCGGCATCGACAAACGCATCGGCAGCATCCTGTTTTTCATCCCCGCCGCGCTGATTCTGGCTCTGGGCCTGAAAGCCTTGGGCAGGAGCGAGAAATGGATTACGTCGCTGATGGTGCTCATGCTGCTGGTACTGGTCGGCGCGACGCTGTTTTTCCCGACCACTGATTTCAGACGGCTTTTAGACGGCAGTTGGCTGTATATGGTGCCCGTGTTCAACTTGGTGGTGTTTATTTACTGCGCGCAATACATCGTGCCGGAACTAGCGCGCGGCCTGTCGCATACGCCCAAACAGCTTCCCAAAGCCATCGTTACCGGCATGTTTTGCACCTTTGCCCTGATTGCGCTCGTGCCGTTGTCTGTGATTTCGCTCAACGGTTTGGACAACGTCAGCCAGGTGGCGACGGTAAACTGGGGCAATGCCTTGGGAAGTTGGGCGTTTTTCATGGCAAACGGCTTCGCATTGTTCGCCATGCTGACTTCCTATTGGGGCATCGGCGGCAGTTTCTTAACCAATATTGCCGACCGCTTCAGTCTGAAAGTCGATGACAACCTGAAAGTCCGTTCGCTGACCGTGGCCGTGGTCGCCCTACCACCGCTGGTACTGGCTTACAGCGGCATGGTTGGCTTCGTTGACGCGCTTTATTTTGCGGGCGTGTTCAGCGGCGTGGTATTGAGCATCATACCGTATCTGATTATCAAAGGCGCACGCGGCAAGGGCAACCGCACACCAGAATGGACGTGCGCCCCTTGGATGACCCATCCCGCTATTTACACGCTGATTTTCCTACTCTACAGCGCAAGCGCGGTTTATGCGGTATTGGCGAAACTGGATTTGCTGCCTCCGGGCTGGTAAACGGTTTTATAATAAAAAGGCCGTCTGAGACCTTTGCAAAATTCTCCCCAAATCCCCTAAATTACCATCAAGACATTTAGGGGATTTCCCATGAGCACCTTCTTCCGGCAAACCGCACAAGCCATGATCGCCAAACACATCGACCGCTTCCCATTATTGAAGTTGGATCAGGTGATTGATTGGCAGCCGATCGAACAATACCTGAACCGTCAAAGAACCCGTTACCTCCGAGACCACCGCGGCCGTCCCGCCTATCCCCTGTTGTCCATGTTCAAAGCCGTCCTGCTCGGACAATGGCACAGCCTCTCCGATCCCGAACTCGAACACAGCCTCATCACCCGCATCGATTTCAACCTGTTTTGCCGTTTTGACGAACTGAGCATCCCCGATTACAGCACCTTATGCCGCTACCGCAACCGGCGGCGCAAGACGACACCCTGTCCGAATTGCTCAAACTGATTAACTGCCAACTGACCGAAAAAGGTTTAAAAGTAGAGAAAGCATCCGCCGCCGTCATTGACGCAACCATTATTCAGACCGCCGGCAGCAAACAACGTCAGGCCATAGAAGTCGATGAATAAGGACAAGTCAATGGACAAACCACACCGAGTAAAGACAGCGATGCCCGCCGGACAAAGAAAAACGGCCTCTACAAACTCGGTTACAAACAACATACCCGTACCGATGAGGAAGGCTATATCGAGAAACTGCACATCACTCCCGCCAATACCCATGAGTGCAACCATCTGTCCCCTTTGTTGGAAGGCATTGCCGAAGGTACGACCGTTTATGCTGACAAAGGCTACGACAGCAAGGAAAACCGGCAACATCTGGAAGACCATCAGTTGTTAGACGGCATTATGCGCAAAGCCTGCCGCAACCGTCCGCTGACGGAGGCACAAACCAAACGTAACCGATATTTGTCGAAGACCCGTTATGTGGTCGAACAAAGCTTCGGTACGCTGCACCGTAAATTCCGCTACGCCCGGGCAGCCTATTTTGGTCTGTGTAAAGTGAGTGCGCAAAGCCATCTGAAGGCGATGTGTTTAAACCTGTTGAAAGCGGCCAACAGGCTAAGTGTGCCTGTTGCCGCCTAAAAGGCGGCCCGGATGCCTGATTATCGGGTATCCGGGGAGGATTAAGGGGGTATTTGGGTAAAATCAGGAGTAATTAGGAGCGGAAATACACGAAAACCTGTGTTTGGGTTTCGGCTGTTGGGGGAAAGGCTTTTTTGCAAAGGTCTCTGCAGGAGTGGATCCTATATTTTTAATCCACATATAAAAAAGTCGTCTGAAAATATGTTTCAGACGACTTTTTTAACTCTTTCTGCTTATTTATTATGTTGACGGAAATACGCCCACTCCTCCACAACAATACCGTCAGGCAGATGGCACATTCCATACTCTCCGCCATCCTTGTCTTTTTTGATTTCCAACTTACCGCCCTGCTTTACGCAAAATTCTGAAGCCGGATTGGGCATATCGGCCATCGGT from Neisseria sp. DTU_2020_1000833_1_SI_GRL_NUU_006 includes these protein-coding regions:
- the gabT gene encoding 4-aminobutyrate--2-oxoglutarate transaminase; the encoded protein is MNTWIERMSDVLPTGAAVGCDWFAQSARNAVIKSTDGREIIDFVGGIGVLNVGHCHPKVTAAVAAQLEKFTHTAFQVVPYQNYVELGERLGKLVPIEGKVKCQFFCSGAEAVENAVKIARAHTRRNGVIAFGGAFHGRTLMTLALTGKVSPYQADFGAMPSGVFHALFPSETQHISVEDAVKSIKRIFKSDIAPHDVAAIILEPVQGEGGFNVCPPEFMRAVREICDEHGIVMIADEVQSGYGRTGKLFAMEHYDVKPDLITMAKSLAGGMVLSGVVGKADIMNAARPGGLGGTYAGNPLGIAAALVVLDIIEEEKLLERSQYLGDKLKQFLRDLNAPEITQIRGLGSMVAVEFGDDDSPNSEFAAKVKAIAMENNLLLLTCGAHANTIRFLYPLTIEEELFDQALTILKNSFEKARKS
- a CDS encoding DUF333 domain-containing protein, whose protein sequence is MIKPIILSLAAATTLAACNTLEKESVPMADMPNPASEFCVKQGGKLEIKKDKDGGEYGMCHLPDGIVVEEWAYFRQHNK
- a CDS encoding aromatic amino acid transport family protein; amino-acid sequence: MSDVLRVEKITFWEGVAMIIGTNIGAGILGVSYAARQAGYMPLLFWLVVVGVITTVTMLYVAEATLRTRQHEQLSGLAQRYVGRFGSWLMFTSVTVNALGALIAYMSGSGDLMHSLFGIDKRIGSILFFIPAALILALGLKALGRSEKWITSLMVLMLLVLVGATLFFPTTDFRRLLDGSWLYMVPVFNLVVFIYCAQYIVPELARGLSHTPKQLPKAIVTGMFCTFALIALVPLSVISLNGLDNVSQVATVNWGNALGSWAFFMANGFALFAMLTSYWGIGGSFLTNIADRFSLKVDDNLKVRSLTVAVVALPPLVLAYSGMVGFVDALYFAGVFSGVVLSIIPYLIIKGARGKGNRTPEWTCAPWMTHPAIYTLIFLLYSASAVYAVLAKLDLLPPGW
- a CDS encoding NAD-dependent succinate-semialdehyde dehydrogenase — encoded protein: MKTFSQLLNHPDISFSPISDCLKVGNPATGETLAFVRTTRSDGLKLLIQKAEAAQKLWAAKTALERADVLWRWYFLIKENKEELARIMTMEQGKSLTEARGEIDYAASFVRWFAEEARRIDGDVLTSVKASQKLVVLKQPIGVTAAITPWNFPSAMIARKAAPALAVGCAMIVKPASLTPLSAYALAVLAYEAGVPQDLLPVVSGSASEISNEFATNPTVRKISFTGSTEIGAKIFADSAADIKKLSLELGGNAPFIVFDDADLDKAVEGALASKFRNSGQTCVCTNRVYAQSGIYDEFCRKLSEKVAALKLGNGLDEGVNQGPLIEEKAVEKVEQHIADALSKGAVCLTGGKRSALGGTFFEPTVLSGVTAQMAVAREETFGPLCPVFRFESEAEVIAAANDTEYGLAAYLFTSDTARQWRVGEALEYGMVGINTGLISNEVAPFGGVKRSGLGREGSKYGADEYLELKYLCIDVAG